CCGTTGTTATCAGTGCCGTTCCAGGTGACCATGTGACTCCCGGATACCGTGACGTCATCAACTAGTGTTTTTATGAGTTGTCCTAACGTGCTGTAGACCGAAATGTTCACCGCCATTTCATACGGCAATCCGTAAGTGATCTGAGTCATTTCCCTGAAGGGATTGGGATGGTTCACGCTGAGGGAGACGCGGCTGTGGATAGGCTCTGAACCGTTTTCAAGTATCCCCGGTACTTGAGTGTATTTTATCGTCAGAGAGTCATCCATACCAAGGGGTGACCATCCTCCC
This genomic interval from candidate division WOR-3 bacterium contains the following:
- a CDS encoding T9SS type A sorting domain-containing protein translates to GGWSPLGMDDSLTIKYTQVPGILENGSEPIHSRVSLSVNHPNPFREMTQITYGLPYEMAVNISVYSTLGQLIKTLVDDVTVSGSHMVTWNGTDNNGRVVPGGIYFVRLAADQDVMIEKSILVK